Proteins encoded together in one Actinomycetota bacterium window:
- a CDS encoding sugar isomerase, whose protein sequence is MIDQDRITELNQPLLADHDRDLAELVARIGRGGRADPEAVVGALADLSVAAPSWALGTGGTRFGRFPVGGEPRTTVEKIDDVAALRALTGATRSISLHVPWDDPADPEGLREYAAGQGIGFDAMNSNTFQDNPSTTNDGKVSYKFGSLANADPATRQAAVEHNLYVIDLGVRLGSRALTVWLADGTNHPGQADFRAQFDRVAGGLRSIHDHLPDGWRMFTEHKPFEPAFYSTVNQDWGSSLLLAQAAGPKASCLVDLGHHLPNANIEQVVSRLAMVGRLGGFHFNDSKYGDDDLTTGSITPFQLFLIFCELVAAGGGRVPELAYMIDQSHNLKDPIEDLIQSTEAILLAYAQALLVNREALRAAQDGNDPALAQEILQAAFRTDVRPFAAEARRRNGAALAPLAAYRAVGYRDARIAERGRSTVATGL, encoded by the coding sequence ATGATCGACCAGGACCGAATCACCGAACTCAACCAGCCCCTGCTCGCCGACCACGACAGGGACCTCGCCGAACTCGTCGCCCGGATCGGCCGCGGCGGTCGCGCGGACCCCGAGGCGGTGGTCGGAGCGCTCGCCGACCTCTCGGTAGCAGCCCCGTCGTGGGCGCTCGGTACCGGCGGAACCCGGTTCGGCCGCTTCCCGGTCGGCGGGGAGCCCCGCACGACGGTGGAGAAGATCGACGACGTCGCGGCGCTCCGCGCGCTGACTGGGGCCACCCGGTCGATCTCACTCCACGTACCGTGGGACGACCCGGCCGATCCGGAAGGGCTGCGCGAGTACGCGGCCGGGCAGGGCATCGGGTTCGACGCCATGAACTCCAACACCTTCCAGGACAACCCGTCGACGACCAACGACGGGAAGGTGTCGTACAAGTTCGGGAGCCTGGCCAACGCGGACCCCGCCACCCGCCAGGCGGCCGTCGAGCACAACCTCTACGTGATCGACCTCGGGGTGCGGCTGGGTTCGCGAGCCTTGACGGTCTGGCTCGCCGACGGGACCAACCACCCTGGCCAGGCCGACTTCCGAGCCCAGTTCGATCGGGTTGCGGGAGGGCTGCGCAGCATCCACGACCATCTCCCCGATGGCTGGAGGATGTTCACTGAGCACAAGCCCTTCGAGCCGGCGTTCTACTCGACCGTGAACCAGGACTGGGGCTCATCGCTGCTCCTGGCCCAGGCGGCCGGGCCGAAGGCGTCCTGCCTGGTGGACCTCGGTCACCATCTGCCCAACGCCAACATCGAGCAGGTGGTCAGCCGCCTGGCCATGGTCGGGCGCCTTGGCGGGTTCCACTTCAACGACTCCAAGTACGGGGACGACGACCTGACCACCGGCTCCATCACCCCGTTCCAGCTGTTCCTGATCTTCTGTGAGCTGGTCGCTGCCGGCGGCGGTCGGGTGCCGGAGCTCGCCTACATGATCGACCAGAGCCACAACCTCAAGGACCCCATCGAGGACCTGATCCAGTCGACCGAGGCGATCCTGCTCGCCTACGCCCAGGCCCTGCTCGTCAACCGGGAGGCCCTGCGGGCCGCGCAGGACGGCAACGACCCCGCGCTGGCCCAGGAGATCCTCCAGGCGGCGTTCCGGACCGATGTCCGACCCTTTGCCGCGGAGGCCCGCCGCCGCAACGGCGCCGCCCTCGCCCCGCTGGCGGCGTACCGGGCTGTCGGCTACCGCGACGCCCGCATCGCCGAGCGGGGCCGCAGCACCGTCGCCACCGGCCTGTGA